tatgaaacatttttattacGTTCTTTTTCTATGTGTCATAAagattttttacacgaaataAATACTGTACATTGTTTGTGGCTACAGCTCAATCGTAACCGACAAATTTGGTAACTTAATTTCATGGAATAAAATGTGTGAATCTACAGAGAGCCGAGGAATGCTTCTTCCAGAGCTTTCCTATATTTTCCTGTGGGATCGTActtcttcatgattttttgtgCATTCTCCGGGTACTTTTCCATGTAAAATGTGAtgactttctttgctttctCCTTCTGCGTCGGGGAGCATTTCGCGCAAGTTGTTTCCAAAGCGTCCGGCAGCAAAGCTGAAATCAGATCAATCAATTTAACTGaggaaatcaaaaaaattacctgaaaaactTTTACGAAATGAACTCAGTGTGATTAATCAAATCCCCCAACACAATCTCTGATGTGCTCAGAAATGGATGCATAGTAACTCCATTGTAATTGTTCCGTTTCTTTAAAGAGCACCATTTTTGTTGCAGAAAAACCATCAATCACCcattaattatattttaaaaattattgctACGTACCAATTAGACTTGAAACTGACTGAACGAAATAGTCTAAAATGCCGATCTAAGTTTGGTCTCATAAAAATGTCCTTCTTCAATGAAATTTGTGGCTCTATACCTAAAGCTTGTATACTTAGTATAGTAGTTTCTAATCATACCAAGTTGTTTCTATACTCTATTGCTAATTCGTGTTGAAAGGAAGAGTCTAATCGgcaattttctcggaatttttctcaTAGTATATGGTAAAGTAACGAAGAATATTCAGAATGCATTCGTTTAATATTAGCGGAGACTCTCTAAACACTGCAACCGATATGAGCTCTTTTTGCACCCAGCGGCTGCTCAATTCTCTTATACTTTGAAGAAGTTCAAATCCTTACACACGAGGAATTAAAAAGACATAACCGTGAaagtcatatttttcaaaatgcaaaagTTGGCTGCCAGTGAGTAGCACCGAATTAATTACTCGTACTGTGTCACTCGATCAAACATTCGAACCGGATAGTTTCTTGGATTAAATTGAATCTCAAGACCGTACATGCAAACTTACGCATCTTAATATTAAGTAGTAACACTTATAAGGCAAATGCGGTTTTTGTTTCGAAGGCATGTTTCTGTCTAACATAAGGACCGATTCCAATTATGTTGACTGAttcatatttaatttatttcaatgtGTCGATATCCGTGGTCAATGAAACATAACATCTTgactttatttcaatttttttagatgacgattttcggcacgaaaattttgaatgccTCGCATCTAcggactaaaattttgattttcctaaAATAATCCATCTGATGGTTGAAATTCGAAATGTTTAGATTGTATCCAATGAATTGCGCGAAGCTGCACGGAGTAAAAAACTTCGTTCATGGGAtgcaaagttgaggtcatacggatctctgaagttttcggattgcgtatccaaaaacttgagatcTAACTGTTGGAgttacatctgaaatactttGGTTCATAATATCAAGGAGTCAACCAATATACCCCGGTACTTTTGATTTGTGACCTGAACTCCAATCATTAGATCGCAAGTTTTCGGATACACGATccggaaatttcaaagattcatacagattgcattttgccaaaaggaagcaagagcattccaatgttgctgggTTTGTGCAATtcacattctttgcaaaaaacgactgaaatcatgcaaaaaattatatctacataggtaattttcgtctttaaTTTATGGTTTATCGGGAGtaaagatacaatttttttacatgatcagtttatattcgCAAGGTATAAAAGATGCACTATCTTAGCGAcgttgaaatgctcttggttctgtttttgctaaatacaatccaTACAATATTCATTTTGACCGCATTCAGCAGCAAGGAACCAAttcatatcagctattgccaaattcaaccgaGCAAtttaagagaacgtttgtgcaaatGCCTTCGAAAGTTTTACGTAATTTGCTTAGTACTGTACAGAGAATTCCCTTACattagcacaaaaatccgcacatattttttcatgtaaaaaattgaatgtattaatcatatttggcaatagctgatgtggcatggttcctttccacttaacgcggtccatttcggGTCCCAtgctcgaagttttttttctcccgaaAAAAATTCACCGTTAAAATTTTGTgcgaaaattttcatttcgatCGATACCGTTGActtttttgtgtgaaatttcGATGAGTAAACGTTTTCTTAAGTGCTTGAGTTTACACCGATTCAAGTCAAGTAGTCCATTCATAGATTACTTACTCTTTAAGGTGCAACCCTCTcgatttgcttcgtactatgcagagaATTCCCTAACattagcacaaaaatccgcacaacggttttcatgcaaaaaaaatctatcaatcgcactggaaagaaaacacattggatctaaagtccggactcttacaaacatcgacaagaaaaaatatactcttgatttagtcggatttttgcttaaatcaagaactaagtctcttaatttgagcagatttccttttgatttaagcttaaatctgattgaatcaatagtattttttctagtcaatgttttcaagagtctagactccagTGCATATTTGGCGTTAACTGATGTggcatggttcctttctactcaaGGCAGTCCATTTCGTGTCCCAtgcttgaagtttttttctcccccaAAAAATCCACCATTAAATTTTGCTTCGATTGATACTGTGACTTTTTCGTGTGAAATTTCGATGAGTAAACGTATTCTAAAGTGCTCGAGTTTACGCTCATTCAAGTCGAGTAGTCCATTCATGGATTACTTACTCTTTAAGGTGCGACCCTCTCGAGTGCAGGGACCCTCGTCCAAGAGGCACTTGGCGTAAGCGTCGAGGAGCTTCTCGTTCTTGAGAACACTGTCGATGTCGATCCCGTCGAACTCGGTCGTGTACGTCTCAGCGGGGGCGGCGAAGGCGCCGACGATGAAACTGCCGACAAAGGCGCACAAAACCAACGAATTCATGATCGGAAGAAATCTGCGGCTCACCAGGCGACCGGAAGAATGCTCACTTAAAATCCAATGCTAACTGATGCTCTCCGTCCGAGATTCTTAGTTTTATAGAGATGAAAAATAGGTGACGCGTTCGAGTGCGATTAATTAAATAACGTAGGATAATTGGGGGAAATATTCGGCGCGGACACGCATGCAGAAACACGCGAGTCGATCAGCCGCGCGAACTGCGGAGGCCCCCCATTCCAGAACAATATGAAGGTctactctgtcgtgctaaggaaaaacgccgtatgagccttcaggcgttgccagattcccctcaataaaaatcgaatttactgaaatttttttgaaatgctctgcttcaaattttttagac
This window of the Bemisia tabaci chromosome 3, PGI_BMITA_v3 genome carries:
- the LOC109030750 gene encoding ejaculatory bulb-specific protein 3, with the protein product MNSLVLCAFVGSFIVGAFAAPAETYTTEFDGIDIDSVLKNEKLLDAYAKCLLDEGPCTREGRTLKTLLPDALETTCAKCSPTQKEKAKKVITFYMEKYPENAQKIMKKYDPTGKYRKALEEAFLGSL